One segment of Desulfosudis oleivorans Hxd3 DNA contains the following:
- a CDS encoding MBL fold metallo-hydrolase: protein MIVSRSGAIAPGLHVVGPAEVPVFLLDGDRPALVDAGFACLADTYVNDIQKILNGRQPAYALITHSHFDHLGAVSWLKKAFPQMAICGSPGIDRVMARSGAVDVMRMLSDAARQTIAAEGVDMDHAPVFEPFALDRPLAGGDRISLSDGMDVVVYETPGHTRDCLSYYIPATRTLLASEAAGIPDATGYVFIDFLVDYDIYMDSLQKLSCLDVDVLCFGHGYVYTGDDAAAYFPNAMACAEAFYERTKQCLKEEGGDIESVKQRLKAFEYDGKPEPKQPEPAYLLNLAARILAVQRREAALEEGGKS from the coding sequence GTGATTGTCAGCCGATCCGGAGCCATCGCCCCCGGCCTGCACGTGGTGGGGCCCGCCGAGGTGCCGGTGTTCCTGCTGGACGGGGACCGGCCGGCCCTGGTGGATGCCGGTTTTGCCTGCCTGGCCGACACCTATGTCAATGATATTCAAAAGATCCTGAATGGCCGCCAGCCGGCCTACGCCCTGATCACCCACTCCCATTTCGATCACCTGGGCGCCGTCTCCTGGCTCAAAAAGGCCTTTCCGCAAATGGCAATCTGCGGCAGCCCGGGCATCGACCGCGTTATGGCGCGTTCCGGCGCCGTTGACGTGATGCGTATGCTCAGCGACGCGGCCCGGCAGACCATTGCCGCCGAAGGGGTGGACATGGACCATGCCCCGGTGTTTGAGCCCTTTGCCCTGGACCGGCCCCTTGCCGGGGGGGACCGCATCTCTCTTTCGGACGGCATGGATGTGGTGGTGTATGAAACACCGGGCCACACACGGGACTGCCTGAGTTATTACATTCCAGCCACCCGCACCCTGCTTGCCTCCGAGGCCGCGGGCATTCCCGATGCCACGGGATATGTGTTTATCGATTTTCTGGTGGACTACGATATCTACATGGATTCCCTGCAAAAGCTTTCTTGCCTGGACGTGGATGTGTTGTGTTTCGGCCACGGATACGTGTATACTGGCGACGATGCCGCCGCCTATTTCCCCAACGCCATGGCCTGCGCCGAGGCATTCTACGAGCGCACAAAACAGTGCCTGAAAGAAGAGGGCGGGGACATCGAATCGGTCAAGCAGCGGCTAAAGGCCTTTGAGTATGACGGCAAGCCCGAGCCCAAGCAGCCGGAACCGGCCTACCTGCTCAACCTGGCGGCCCGGATCCTGGCGGTGCAGCGGCGGGAGGCAGCCCTGGAAGAAGGGGGAAAATCGTGA
- a CDS encoding PaaI family thioesterase, translated as MNTHSDLEPGFEAAIRQTMATRSPYWSLLGIELLKIKKGWAKLHLPFDKKLTHPYGIAHGGAIFSLADSAVAMALLGVVAPEDKFVTVEMKINYLSTFTDGALTAEACIVHQGRQTALGDVDVRNEAGHLIAKGTATYMIIKGLQTPDG; from the coding sequence ATGAACACGCATTCTGATCTTGAGCCTGGATTTGAAGCCGCCATCCGGCAAACCATGGCCACCCGTTCACCCTATTGGTCGTTGCTGGGCATCGAACTTTTGAAAATCAAAAAAGGCTGGGCCAAGCTCCATCTGCCGTTTGATAAAAAACTGACCCATCCCTATGGCATCGCCCATGGCGGGGCCATTTTTTCCCTGGCAGACTCGGCCGTGGCCATGGCCCTGCTGGGGGTTGTGGCGCCGGAAGACAAGTTTGTCACTGTAGAAATGAAAATCAATTACCTCAGTACATTCACGGACGGTGCCCTGACCGCCGAAGCCTGTATTGTTCACCAGGGACGGCAGACGGCACTGGGCGATGTCGATGTCCGTAATGAAGCCGGCCACCTGATCGCCAAAGGGACGGCCACCTATATGATTATCAAAGGTTTACAGACGCCGGATGGGTAA
- the dnaJ gene encoding molecular chaperone DnaJ, producing the protein MAVKRDYYEILGVARDVSATELKKQYRKIALKCHPDKNPGNKEAEDQFKEASEAYAVLCDPEKRQIYDQYGHAGLEGLGNGRGAGFDDIFSSFGDIFEDFFGFGSGRRSRRGPRKGEDLRYDLTIDFLEAAFGKQTEIELEKLEPCSACEGTGCAEGTQPETCRHCGGTGQATRSQGFFVVKTTCPACRGTGRMIASPCARCRGNGREMVRKTVSLKIPAGVDTGSRLRLSGEGEAGDPGGRPGDLYVFINVRPHEFFQRNNNDVVCIMEISFVQASLGATISVPTLTGERELEIPKGTQYGDIFRFKGEGIASLRSGNRGDQIIQVEIKTPTRLNKKQEELLTEFSRLESDKIGNKLKNLFKRR; encoded by the coding sequence ATGGCTGTTAAAAGAGATTATTACGAGATCCTGGGTGTGGCGCGCGATGTTTCTGCAACAGAACTGAAAAAGCAGTATCGCAAAATCGCCTTAAAATGTCATCCCGATAAAAACCCCGGCAACAAGGAAGCGGAAGATCAGTTCAAAGAGGCCTCTGAGGCTTATGCCGTGCTCTGCGATCCGGAAAAACGCCAGATTTACGATCAGTACGGCCATGCCGGCCTGGAAGGGCTGGGAAACGGCCGGGGCGCCGGGTTTGATGACATCTTTTCCAGCTTCGGCGACATTTTTGAGGATTTTTTCGGCTTTGGCTCAGGCCGGCGGTCCCGCCGGGGGCCCCGAAAAGGGGAGGACCTGCGCTATGACCTGACCATCGATTTTCTGGAGGCCGCCTTTGGCAAACAGACCGAAATCGAACTCGAAAAGCTGGAGCCCTGCTCGGCCTGTGAGGGTACCGGATGCGCGGAAGGCACCCAGCCGGAAACCTGCCGCCACTGCGGCGGCACCGGCCAGGCCACCCGGTCCCAGGGTTTTTTCGTTGTCAAAACCACCTGCCCGGCATGCCGGGGCACCGGCCGAATGATCGCCTCGCCCTGTGCCAGGTGCCGGGGCAATGGCAGGGAGATGGTGAGAAAGACGGTTTCCCTGAAGATTCCGGCCGGCGTGGACACCGGCTCCCGGCTGCGGCTGTCCGGAGAAGGGGAGGCCGGTGATCCGGGGGGCCGGCCCGGCGACCTGTACGTGTTTATCAATGTCAGGCCCCACGAGTTTTTTCAGCGCAACAACAACGACGTGGTGTGCATCATGGAGATCTCCTTTGTTCAGGCGTCCCTGGGTGCCACTATTTCCGTGCCCACCCTGACCGGCGAAAGAGAACTTGAAATTCCCAAGGGCACCCAGTATGGTGATATCTTCCGGTTCAAGGGCGAGGGCATTGCCTCGCTTCGCAGCGGGAACCGGGGGGACCAGATCATCCAGGTAGAGATAAAAACCCCCACCCGGCTGAACAAGAAACAGGAGGAGCTGCTGACCGAATTTTCACGGCTGGAGTCGGACAAGATCGGCAACAAGCTGAAAAATCTTTTCAAGCGCAGGTAA
- a CDS encoding dihydroorotate dehydrogenase yields the protein MSDLRVSLGSLSLANPVMTASGTFGYGREFSDLLDLNRLGGIVVKGLSLKPSPGNPPPRIVETACGMLNAIGLENLGIDAFITEKLPFIQTLKCPCFVNIYGQTVEDYAGLAERLDGLNAIAGLEVNISCPNVKAGGMAFGVDPASAAEVVRAVRAKTGKHLMVKLSPNVSDITAIAQSVENAGADSISLINTLAGMAVDIHTRRPKLANIFGGLSGPAIKPVALKMVWETARRVKVPVVGMGGIMTAEDALEFLIAGATAVQVGTANFLNPGVTMEILDGIDAFLDANHIPAVTDIIGTLQT from the coding sequence GTGAGCGACCTGCGCGTGAGTCTCGGCTCCCTGTCGCTGGCCAACCCGGTGATGACCGCGTCCGGCACCTTTGGCTACGGCCGGGAGTTCTCGGACCTGCTGGATCTGAACCGGCTGGGCGGCATCGTGGTAAAAGGCCTTTCCCTAAAACCGTCCCCCGGTAATCCGCCGCCCCGGATCGTGGAGACCGCCTGCGGCATGCTCAATGCCATCGGCCTGGAAAACCTGGGCATTGACGCCTTTATCACGGAAAAGCTTCCCTTTATACAGACCTTGAAGTGCCCCTGTTTTGTCAACATCTACGGCCAGACCGTGGAGGACTACGCGGGACTTGCCGAGCGACTGGATGGCCTGAACGCCATTGCCGGTCTTGAAGTCAATATCTCCTGCCCCAATGTCAAGGCCGGGGGTATGGCCTTTGGTGTGGACCCGGCCAGTGCCGCCGAAGTGGTGCGCGCAGTGCGGGCGAAAACCGGCAAACACCTGATGGTCAAGCTCTCCCCCAACGTCTCCGACATTACCGCCATCGCGCAGAGCGTTGAAAATGCCGGCGCGGATTCCATCTCCCTGATCAACACCCTGGCCGGCATGGCTGTTGACATTCACACCCGCCGGCCCAAACTGGCCAACATCTTCGGCGGGCTTTCCGGCCCGGCCATCAAGCCCGTGGCCCTGAAAATGGTGTGGGAAACGGCCCGCAGGGTCAAGGTGCCGGTGGTGGGCATGGGCGGCATCATGACCGCCGAAGACGCCCTGGAGTTTCTTATCGCCGGGGCCACCGCCGTTCAGGTGGGCACTGCCAATTTTCTCAACCCCGGGGTGACCATGGAAATCCTTGACGGCATCGATGCTTTTCTGGACGCCAACCATATTCCGGCGGTGACCGACATCATCGGTACGCTGCAGACATGA
- the nadB gene encoding L-aspartate oxidase, giving the protein MEHQTDFLVIGSGIAGLKFALKAAEAGSVTIVTKKAVADSNTNRAQGGIAAVTDGIDSFDAHIQDTLSSGDGLCKREVVEHVVKNGPAAIQELVDLGINFTMADNGQHLDLGREGGHSHNRIVHAHDLTGREIEQALVALVREHPNITVLEDHIAVDLITHATRVRWGPVVKTQSTYCCGAYVLDRVNDYVKTFHARITLLATGGAGKVYAYTSNPDIATGDGIAMAYRAGCTVANLEFMQFHPTCLYHPAAKNYLISEAVRGEGGVLVDSAGHAFMEKYDPARDLACRDVVARAIDTEMKQSGDDCVFLDISHKNADFIRTRFPNLYANCLKFGIDMTKEPVPVVPAAHYMCGGVVTDMAGKTDIDRLYAVGETACTGLHGANRLASNSLLEAVVFADSAAKDAINRLAAFPATKEGELPLWDEAGTTDSTEVITVSHNWDEIRLFMWNYVGIVRSDKRLKRARNRIDLIQAEIREYYWDFRVTSNLIELRNIATVGELIIQCAMLRKESRGLHYNLDYDFKDDARWNMDTVIKRPYSDQ; this is encoded by the coding sequence ATGGAACATCAAACCGATTTTCTGGTAATCGGCAGCGGCATCGCCGGCCTGAAGTTCGCCTTAAAGGCGGCCGAAGCCGGCAGTGTCACCATTGTCACCAAAAAGGCGGTGGCGGACAGCAACACCAACCGTGCCCAGGGCGGCATTGCCGCTGTTACCGACGGCATCGATTCGTTTGACGCCCATATTCAGGACACCCTCTCTTCCGGGGATGGGCTCTGCAAGCGGGAGGTGGTGGAACATGTGGTGAAAAACGGGCCGGCCGCTATTCAGGAGCTGGTGGACCTGGGCATCAATTTCACCATGGCCGATAACGGCCAACATCTCGATCTGGGAAGGGAAGGGGGTCACTCCCACAACCGGATCGTCCATGCCCACGACCTGACCGGCAGGGAGATTGAGCAGGCCTTGGTGGCCCTGGTGCGCGAGCATCCCAACATTACCGTGTTAGAAGACCATATCGCCGTCGACCTGATTACCCATGCCACCCGGGTCAGATGGGGCCCGGTGGTCAAAACACAGAGCACTTACTGCTGCGGCGCCTACGTGTTGGACAGGGTCAATGATTACGTTAAGACCTTTCATGCCCGTATCACGTTGCTGGCCACCGGCGGCGCCGGAAAGGTCTATGCGTATACCAGCAACCCGGACATTGCCACCGGCGACGGCATTGCCATGGCCTACCGGGCCGGCTGCACCGTGGCCAACCTTGAGTTCATGCAGTTTCACCCCACCTGCCTGTATCACCCGGCGGCCAAGAACTATCTTATTTCAGAAGCGGTGCGCGGAGAAGGCGGCGTTCTGGTGGATTCCGCGGGCCATGCGTTCATGGAAAAGTATGATCCGGCCAGAGACCTGGCCTGCCGGGACGTGGTGGCCCGGGCCATTGACACGGAGATGAAACAGAGCGGCGATGACTGCGTGTTTCTGGACATCTCGCACAAGAACGCCGATTTTATTCGGACCCGGTTTCCCAATCTTTACGCCAACTGCCTGAAGTTCGGCATCGACATGACCAAAGAGCCGGTGCCGGTGGTGCCGGCGGCCCACTACATGTGCGGCGGCGTGGTCACCGACATGGCGGGGAAAACCGATATCGACCGGCTTTACGCGGTTGGAGAGACCGCCTGCACCGGACTGCACGGCGCCAACCGGCTGGCCAGCAACTCCCTGCTGGAAGCGGTGGTGTTTGCCGACAGCGCGGCAAAAGACGCCATCAATCGGCTGGCGGCTTTCCCCGCCACAAAAGAGGGAGAACTGCCCCTGTGGGACGAGGCCGGCACCACCGACAGCACCGAGGTCATCACCGTGTCGCACAACTGGGACGAGATTCGCCTGTTCATGTGGAACTACGTGGGCATTGTGCGTTCCGACAAGCGGCTCAAGCGGGCCAGAAACCGTATCGACCTGATCCAGGCGGAGATTCGGGAGTATTACTGGGATTTCCGCGTGACCTCCAACCTGATTGAGCTTCGTAATATCGCCACCGTGGGGGAGCTGATCATCCAGTGCGCCATGCTTCGCAAGGAGAGCCGGGGCCTGCACTACAACCTTGATTACGACTTCAAGGACGATGCCCGCTGGAACATGGATACCGTGATCAAGCGTCCCTATTCAGACCAGTAG
- a CDS encoding oxidoreductase produces MKTNDSILFSPAKIGGITIKNRFVRSATYEGVANEDGTATEAYLKIYELLARGHTGLIITGMIYTDISGRSYPKQAGLHSDKTIDRLSEVTEAVHQHGSAIFAQLVHGGRQTEVGGIRPKAPSATRPDLIYQVYPRAMHHQEIVEAVKGFGEAAKRARKAGFDGIQIHGAHGYLVSQFLSPFFNRRNDEWGGSPEKRFLFLKRVYETIREAVGADYPVIVKINVDDHTPKPGLSIEEVAGHIKRLVEMGIDAVEISCGTLSFSMFKQIRGNVPVRAFAKTKPLPIQPVARLVLKNAFPEKRFAFEEAYNLWACRYLKASMGNVPLILVGGMRNFQGMGKIVAEGEADFISMCRPFIAQPMLVKQWEEGNEKPPVCVNCNNCLGGLALQEPLRCNRNRVF; encoded by the coding sequence ATGAAGACCAATGATTCTATTCTGTTCAGTCCTGCGAAGATTGGTGGCATAACAATTAAGAACCGGTTTGTCCGTTCCGCAACATATGAGGGCGTCGCCAATGAAGACGGCACTGCAACCGAGGCTTATCTAAAAATCTATGAATTGCTGGCGCGGGGCCATACCGGGCTGATCATAACAGGCATGATATACACCGACATAAGCGGAAGAAGCTATCCCAAGCAAGCTGGCCTTCACAGTGATAAAACAATTGACCGTCTTTCGGAAGTGACTGAAGCGGTACACCAGCATGGATCAGCAATATTTGCTCAACTGGTCCATGGCGGGCGTCAGACCGAGGTGGGGGGGATACGCCCCAAGGCACCTTCTGCCACCAGGCCGGATTTAATATATCAGGTGTATCCCCGTGCCATGCATCACCAGGAAATTGTCGAAGCCGTAAAGGGGTTCGGGGAGGCGGCAAAAAGAGCCCGGAAAGCAGGGTTTGACGGTATTCAGATTCATGGTGCCCATGGTTATCTTGTAAGCCAATTCCTGTCCCCCTTTTTTAATCGGCGAAATGATGAATGGGGCGGCAGCCCGGAAAAAAGATTTCTTTTCCTGAAAAGGGTCTATGAGACGATACGGGAAGCTGTCGGGGCAGACTATCCGGTTATCGTGAAAATCAATGTGGACGACCATACGCCAAAGCCAGGTTTGTCCATCGAAGAAGTCGCCGGGCATATCAAGCGGCTGGTGGAAATGGGCATTGACGCAGTTGAGATCTCCTGCGGAACACTTTCCTTTTCCATGTTCAAACAGATCCGCGGCAATGTACCGGTCAGGGCATTTGCAAAAACAAAGCCGTTACCGATACAACCGGTTGCCAGGCTTGTGCTGAAAAATGCCTTTCCGGAAAAGCGATTCGCCTTTGAAGAAGCCTATAATCTTTGGGCCTGCCGTTACCTTAAAGCCTCCATGGGGAATGTCCCGCTCATTCTTGTCGGCGGGATGCGCAATTTTCAGGGAATGGGAAAAATAGTGGCGGAAGGTGAAGCGGATTTTATATCCATGTGCCGTCCATTTATCGCGCAGCCCATGCTCGTAAAGCAATGGGAGGAAGGTAATGAAAAGCCGCCTGTGTGCGTCAACTGCAATAACTGCCTGGGCGGCCTGGCATTGCAGGAGCCGTTACGTTGCAACCGGAACCGTGTATTTTAA
- the queD gene encoding 6-carboxytetrahydropterin synthase QueD has protein sequence MFELTVTTHFAAAHQLKMVAHKCENLHGHNWKVEVCVAGSELDHAGLLIDFGELKRHVATVIDGLDHRFLNELEYFKNGNPSSEHIAVYIADQLTGMLKETRAKISRVKVWESENSCATYIPDAQGQPL, from the coding sequence ATGTTTGAACTGACAGTCACCACCCACTTTGCCGCGGCCCACCAGTTGAAAATGGTGGCCCATAAATGCGAAAACCTTCACGGCCACAACTGGAAGGTGGAGGTGTGCGTGGCCGGCAGCGAGTTGGACCATGCCGGCCTGCTCATTGACTTTGGCGAACTCAAGCGCCATGTGGCCACTGTGATTGACGGACTGGACCACCGCTTTTTAAACGAGCTTGAGTACTTTAAAAACGGTAATCCCTCTTCGGAACACATTGCCGTTTATATCGCCGATCAACTGACCGGCATGCTTAAAGAGACGCGGGCAAAAATCTCCCGGGTCAAGGTGTGGGAGTCGGAGAATTCCTGCGCCACCTATATTCCCGATGCCCAGGGACAGCCGCTGTGA
- a CDS encoding molybdopterin-dependent oxidoreductase: protein MPDTVTRFITCPLCEAECGLEIITCDKEIQSIRGDRQNTYSNGFICPKALALKDLYNDPDRLKYPVKRTGNEWRQISWNQAFDEIEQQIKKIRGHHGDNALATFMGNPNVHYHGNMLYIGMLIKTLKTKNRYSSSSLDQLPLMMCCYLMFGHQLMFPVPDIDRTDFFLIIGANPAVSGGSIMTASGASRRIKGIQKRQGKVVVVDPVLTRTASLADQHLFIRPGTDVYFLAALVNTVFEEGLDRPGRLGDFSDGIEAFKTAVQNFTPEKAAGMTGISAEDIRQLARDFCRADKAVCYGRMGTSVQAYGTLSTWLILAFNIITGKMDQPGGFMFPTPALDLVDFTARANEKGYVGRHHSRVSKLPDFAGEFPASVLAEEILTEGDGRVRALLTVAGNPVLGAPNGRMMDRALAHLDFMVAIDWYIHESSRHAHIILPPTCILEHHNFMTMINLAGARNYAAYSQPVFQPQPGTRHNWEILSELSARFVSNPFLRFALKLAKPERLLGLMLRFGPHGSGLNFLGSGLTLSKVKRAVHGIDLGPLVPRLPDRLFTKNKRIDLAPKRLTDELKTIEDHLEQVSVKTSADGPDLLLISRRNLMSNNSWFHNYPAMKNRTNRCTLMINTKDAENRSIKSGDTVRVTSNIDSINIEAEVTDRVMPGVVSMPHGWGHDRPGVALRVAAKNPGVSINDITDNKRIDLSGTAAFSGLPVRVEK from the coding sequence ATGCCTGATACAGTAACACGTTTCATAACATGTCCGCTCTGCGAAGCAGAATGCGGGCTGGAAATCATTACCTGCGACAAAGAGATCCAGTCTATTCGTGGTGACCGTCAGAATACCTATTCCAACGGTTTTATCTGCCCCAAAGCCCTCGCCCTTAAAGATCTCTACAATGACCCCGATCGCCTGAAGTACCCGGTCAAGCGAACCGGAAACGAATGGCGGCAAATCAGCTGGAACCAGGCCTTTGATGAAATCGAACAGCAGATAAAAAAAATCCGCGGCCATCACGGCGACAATGCCCTGGCCACTTTCATGGGTAATCCCAATGTTCATTATCATGGCAACATGCTTTATATCGGTATGCTTATAAAAACCCTGAAAACAAAAAATCGATACTCTTCCAGCTCCCTTGATCAGTTACCCCTGATGATGTGCTGTTACCTGATGTTCGGACATCAGCTTATGTTCCCGGTACCGGATATCGACCGGACCGATTTTTTCCTGATTATCGGCGCCAACCCGGCTGTATCCGGTGGCAGCATCATGACAGCCTCCGGCGCTTCCCGGCGAATCAAGGGTATTCAGAAGCGACAGGGTAAGGTGGTGGTGGTGGATCCGGTGTTAACCAGAACGGCCTCCCTGGCGGATCAACACCTGTTCATCCGTCCGGGTACGGATGTCTATTTCCTGGCGGCATTGGTCAACACCGTTTTTGAAGAAGGTTTGGACAGACCGGGCAGGCTGGGCGATTTTTCAGACGGGATCGAGGCGTTTAAAACCGCTGTCCAAAATTTTACACCGGAAAAAGCCGCCGGCATGACCGGTATCAGTGCCGAGGACATCCGCCAACTGGCAAGAGATTTCTGCCGCGCCGACAAAGCGGTTTGCTACGGTCGAATGGGAACCAGCGTACAGGCATACGGCACCCTTTCCACCTGGCTGATACTGGCGTTTAATATCATTACCGGCAAGATGGATCAGCCCGGCGGTTTTATGTTCCCCACACCCGCTCTTGACCTGGTTGACTTTACGGCCCGGGCGAATGAAAAGGGTTATGTGGGCCGGCATCATTCGCGGGTCAGCAAATTGCCGGACTTTGCCGGGGAATTTCCGGCATCGGTTTTGGCCGAAGAAATTCTTACCGAAGGCGACGGCCGGGTCAGGGCACTGCTTACCGTTGCAGGCAATCCGGTTCTTGGCGCGCCCAACGGCCGCATGATGGACAGGGCGTTAGCGCACCTGGACTTCATGGTCGCCATAGACTGGTACATCCATGAGTCCTCCCGACATGCCCATATCATTCTGCCGCCGACCTGCATCCTGGAACACCATAACTTCATGACCATGATCAACCTCGCGGGAGCCCGTAATTATGCCGCTTATTCACAACCGGTGTTCCAGCCGCAGCCGGGCACACGACACAATTGGGAAATTCTTTCCGAGCTGAGCGCGCGATTCGTTTCCAACCCCTTTTTGCGTTTTGCACTCAAACTGGCAAAACCGGAAAGGCTGCTCGGGCTCATGTTGCGCTTCGGCCCGCATGGTTCGGGGTTAAACTTTCTGGGGTCAGGCTTGACGCTGTCAAAAGTCAAACGCGCCGTGCATGGCATTGACCTGGGGCCTTTGGTGCCACGCCTTCCGGATCGGTTGTTTACAAAAAACAAAAGAATCGACCTGGCACCGAAACGCCTGACAGACGAATTGAAAACCATCGAAGATCATCTGGAACAGGTTTCAGTAAAAACATCGGCAGACGGACCGGACCTGTTGTTGATCAGCCGGCGCAACCTGATGTCCAACAACTCCTGGTTTCACAACTACCCTGCCATGAAAAATCGTACAAACCGCTGCACACTTATGATCAATACAAAAGACGCGGAAAACCGATCCATCAAATCCGGTGATACGGTTCGGGTAACATCCAATATCGACAGCATCAACATCGAGGCTGAAGTCACCGATCGCGTCATGCCGGGCGTTGTCAGCATGCCCCATGGTTGGGGTCATGACAGGCCGGGCGTGGCTTTGCGCGTCGCCGCGAAGAACCCCGGTGTCAGCATAAACGATATCACGGATAACAAACGAATTGATTTAAGCGGGACTGCCGCTTTTTCCGGCCTTCCCGTAAGGGTCGAAAAATAA
- the ubiE gene encoding bifunctional demethylmenaquinone methyltransferase/2-methoxy-6-polyprenyl-1,4-benzoquinol methylase UbiE encodes MKKTGPVQNEAQHASAIQTMFDAIAPRYDFLNRFLSLRRDVYWRKRMISAVMRPGAWVRTLLDVACGTGDVAIEAVRQGSGELSVWGADFSCAMLAAGKNKVAPFKDQIHLVAADAFFLPFRDDSFDAITIAFGIRNIADKPAALKGFYRHLRKGGVLAVLELTTPQKGFLKSLYLFYFKRILPLIGWVVSKNMGAYQYLPASVMGFPPSPEFATMMEQAGFADIAWHPLTFGIATLYVGYKK; translated from the coding sequence ATGAAAAAGACCGGCCCTGTTCAAAATGAGGCACAACACGCATCGGCCATTCAAACCATGTTTGACGCCATTGCCCCCCGGTACGACTTTCTCAACCGTTTCTTAAGCCTGCGGCGGGACGTGTACTGGCGAAAACGAATGATCTCCGCGGTGATGCGGCCCGGTGCATGGGTCCGGACCCTGCTGGATGTGGCCTGCGGCACCGGCGACGTGGCCATTGAGGCGGTGCGGCAAGGTTCCGGCGAATTGTCGGTGTGGGGGGCGGATTTTTCCTGCGCCATGCTGGCGGCGGGCAAAAACAAAGTGGCCCCTTTTAAGGACCAGATTCACCTGGTGGCGGCGGACGCCTTTTTTCTGCCGTTTCGGGACGACAGCTTTGACGCTATCACCATTGCCTTTGGCATTCGCAACATTGCGGACAAGCCGGCCGCGCTGAAGGGCTTTTACCGCCACCTGAGAAAGGGCGGCGTGCTGGCCGTCCTGGAACTCACCACGCCGCAAAAGGGGTTTTTAAAAAGCCTCTATCTTTTCTATTTCAAGCGCATTCTGCCGCTGATCGGCTGGGTGGTGTCGAAAAACATGGGGGCCTACCAGTACCTGCCCGCCTCGGTAATGGGATTCCCCCCCTCGCCTGAGTTTGCAACGATGATGGAACAGGCCGGATTTGCCGATATTGCCTGGCATCCCCTGACCTTCGGCATCGCCACCCTCTATGTGGGGTATAAAAAATAG